A single Leptospira kirschneri serovar Cynopteri str. 3522 CT DNA region contains:
- a CDS encoding enoyl-CoA hydratase/isomerase family protein encodes MLSEIRNGHIMEFYIETNEVNSLNVEFFKTFSAKLDLIAKDQSIKSVILTSKNEKFFSNGFNPGIFVDKSSEEIKNVMRIALETASKYLFLDRPVICAMNGHSMGLGAVFAIFSDYRIMVGKKGRFCFPESQIGINFPAVPGFMLKEIVGITKARDLLYSGKALKAEEALEIGLIDEVVSSDDLITRARKYCDQFKDMAIGSVIGIKVSLRDPVRVFAEHNAERDVELISEAIFSKNGQEGMKSILEKRRPIFQ; translated from the coding sequence ATGCTTTCCGAAATCAGAAATGGTCATATTATGGAGTTTTATATTGAAACTAACGAAGTGAATTCTTTGAACGTAGAATTTTTCAAAACGTTTTCCGCAAAACTGGATTTAATCGCTAAGGATCAGTCGATCAAATCGGTCATCTTAACTTCTAAAAACGAAAAGTTTTTTTCCAACGGTTTTAATCCCGGAATTTTTGTAGATAAATCTTCGGAAGAAATCAAAAACGTTATGCGTATCGCTTTGGAAACTGCATCTAAATATTTATTTTTGGATAGACCGGTAATTTGTGCGATGAACGGACATTCTATGGGTTTGGGAGCGGTGTTTGCGATCTTTTCTGATTATAGAATTATGGTGGGAAAAAAGGGAAGGTTTTGTTTTCCAGAATCACAGATTGGAATCAACTTTCCCGCGGTTCCTGGTTTTATGCTTAAGGAAATCGTAGGAATTACGAAAGCGAGAGATCTTTTGTATTCCGGAAAAGCTCTCAAAGCGGAAGAGGCTTTGGAAATCGGTTTGATTGATGAGGTTGTTTCTTCGGATGATCTTATAACTCGTGCTCGAAAATACTGTGATCAGTTCAAGGATATGGCGATCGGTTCCGTGATTGGAATTAAAGTTTCTTTGCGTGATCCTGTTCGTGTTTTTGCGGAACATAACGCGGAAAGAGACGTTGAACTGATTTCGGAGGCCATATTTTCTAAAAATGGTCAGGAAGGTATGAAGTCAATCTTAGAAAAAAGAAGACCCATATTTCAGTAA